One Ficedula albicollis isolate OC2 chromosome Z, FicAlb1.5, whole genome shotgun sequence DNA window includes the following coding sequences:
- the NMRK1 gene encoding nicotinamide riboside kinase 1 isoform X2, with the protein MKVLVIGLGGVTNGGKTTLAEKLKNMLPNCDIISQDDFFKPESEVETDERGFKLYDVLDALYMDEMVASIRNWMKSPASSGVVTEEPQNTCDNLKNVYILIVEGFLLYNYEPLNELWNRRYFLTLPYEECKRRRSTRIYQPADTPGYFDGHVWPMYLKYKSELEENASMQVDYLDGTKSQEELLSYVYSDIIQELNKLREENQQGTA; encoded by the exons ATGAAAGTATTGGTTATTGGCCTGGGGGG TGTAACAAATGGAGGGAAAACAACGCTAGCAGAAAAACTTAAGAATATGCTTCCCAACTGTGATATAATCTCTCAAGATGACTTCTTCAAG ccAGAGTCTGAAGTAGAAACAGATGAACGTGGATTTAAGCTATATGATG TACTTGATGCCCTCTATATGGATGAAATGGTGGCAAGTATTCGCAATTGGATGAAAAGCCCAGCAAGCTCAGGTGTTGTGACAGAAGAGCCACAGAATACATGTGAcaatctgaaaaatgtttatattttgatTGTTGAAGGCTTTCTCCTTTACAATTATGA GCCTCTTAATGAACTATGGAATAGAAGATATTTTTTGACCCTTCCTTATGAAGAGtgcaaaaggagaaggag CACCAGAATCTATCAGCCAGCAGATACACCAGGGTACTTCGATGGACATGTGTGGCCTatgtatttgaaatataaaagtGAATTGGAAGAGAATGCAAGTATGCAAGTTG attATTTGGATGGAACAAAATCCCAGGAGGAGCTTTTATCCTATGTGTATAGTGATATAATACAGGAATTAAACAAACTGAGGGAAGAAA atcAGCAAGGCACAGCATGA
- the NMRK1 gene encoding nicotinamide riboside kinase 1 isoform X1 — MKVLVIGLGGVTNGGKTTLAEKLKNMLPNCDIISQDDFFKPESEVETDERGFKLYDVLDALYMDEMVASIRNWMKSPASSGVVTEEPQNTCDNLKNVYILIVEGFLLYNYEPLNELWNRRYFLTLPYEECKRRRSTRIYQPADTPGYFDGHVWPMYLKYKSELEENANYLDGTKSQEELLSYVYSDIIQELNKLREENQQGTA; from the exons ATGAAAGTATTGGTTATTGGCCTGGGGGG TGTAACAAATGGAGGGAAAACAACGCTAGCAGAAAAACTTAAGAATATGCTTCCCAACTGTGATATAATCTCTCAAGATGACTTCTTCAAG ccAGAGTCTGAAGTAGAAACAGATGAACGTGGATTTAAGCTATATGATG TACTTGATGCCCTCTATATGGATGAAATGGTGGCAAGTATTCGCAATTGGATGAAAAGCCCAGCAAGCTCAGGTGTTGTGACAGAAGAGCCACAGAATACATGTGAcaatctgaaaaatgtttatattttgatTGTTGAAGGCTTTCTCCTTTACAATTATGA GCCTCTTAATGAACTATGGAATAGAAGATATTTTTTGACCCTTCCTTATGAAGAGtgcaaaaggagaaggag CACCAGAATCTATCAGCCAGCAGATACACCAGGGTACTTCGATGGACATGTGTGGCCTatgtatttgaaatataaaagtGAATTGGAAGAGAATGCAA attATTTGGATGGAACAAAATCCCAGGAGGAGCTTTTATCCTATGTGTATAGTGATATAATACAGGAATTAAACAAACTGAGGGAAGAAA atcAGCAAGGCACAGCATGA